TGCGTCTCGGCGTCGGCCTCGCTATCTTCCGACCAGAGCCAGTCGCAGATCTGCTCGCGCAGTAGCCAGCGGTGGCGGTTGGTCAGCAGCAGCGCCAGCATCTGCTGGGCCTTCTTGCGCTGCCAGGCGCGCGGATCGACTTCGTCGCTACCCCGCCAGACGCGCAGCCGCTCGAGCACCTGGATGCGCAGCGTGCAGCCGGGGTGGTAGGCCTGCGTGGCTTCGTCGGCTGCAATCGCCGGGAAGCCTTGCGCCAGCAGCTCTTGCGCCCATGGGCGCAGCTCGGGGTCGCCGCGGCCGGCCAGCAGCACCGGCACCAGCGCCATCCGGTCGCGCGGGCCGAACAGCGTTGGGCGGATGAGCAGGCCAGTGTAGCCGCCGCGCTGCGCACGCCGCAGCGTCTCGCGCGCATGCTGCTCGGCCTTGTCGAGCCGGCCGGCGCGCTGATGCCAGATCGCCATGCTCAGCTGCACCGCCGCCTGGCTGTAGGCGTCTTTGCAGGCCAGGTGGCGCTGCCAGGCCCCGTCGAGCCAGGCGCCGGCCTCGGGCGCGCCGCTGGCCGCGCCCACAGCGCCAAGCGCAGTCCACAGGCGTGCGGCAGTCCACTGGTCGCCGGTGCGCTCAACGATCGTCAGGCCCTCGCGCGCGGCCGCCCGCGCCGCGTCGAGATCACCGTTGAATCCATGCAGCAGCGCCAGGCCCAGGTAGGCGGCCGCCTTGGTGCGCTGCACGGTGAAGGCGTCGGCCTGCGCCATGGCCTGTAGGTAGTGGCTGTTGGCCGTGGCATAATCGGGCGGCGACTGAAGCTGGAGCGCGTGGCCCAGGCGAATATGCGCCACTGCCTCAGACAGCGCCGAGCCGAGCTGGCGCGCCGATGCCAGCCCTTCCTGGGCGTAGCCCAGCGCCGCAGCCGGGTCGCCGAGCAATCCACAGATCAGCGAGAGCAGCAGGGTTGGCTCGCGGTGCGCCTCGGGGCTGCGCGCGTAGGCTGCCGCGCGATCGTGGCGCAGCTGGCGCTCGAGCAGCGCACGGGCCTGGTTGAGCTGGCCCAGCCGCAGAAACACGCGCGCGTCGGTCTGTGGTTGCCCGCTAACCCGTTCGGCCAGCCGGTACAGCCGCATGGCCTGATCGGGCCGGCCGGCGTTTAGCCGGTTCTCAGCGATCCGGCGCAGCAGCGCGATCCGCTGGCCCTGCTGCGCGAGGTCGCGCGGTAGCAGCTTATAGGCGTGGCGCAGCAGGGCGGTGGCCGGGGCCGGGCGCACTGTGTCGAGGTAGATCTGCGCCTGGCCCTTGAGAGCGCGCGACTGGCCGATCGGGTCGCCGCGCGTGGCATAGTGCCGCTCGGCCTCGGCATACGAGGCTAAGGCCTGCTCGAAACGCGCCAGCAGCCGCTCGGCGTCGCCGCGCGCGATCAGCAGCTGCGGGTGTGCCAGCACCACCTCGGGCGGCAGCTGGTCGAGCCAGTCGATCAGCGTGACGAAGCGGCCCTCGTCGATCCACGACTGCGCCAGCCGCTCGAGCTCGGCCGCGATCCCGGCGGTGTCCGACACCGCCATCAGGTGGTAGAGCACCCGCTCGCCGGCACCGATCTCGCGGTAGTAGGCGGCCGAGCGGGTGTGTAAGTCGGCCCACTCGGGCAGTGTCGCACGCGCGCGCTGCTGGAGAAACGCGTGGAAGAGCGGGTGATACCGATACTGGTCGACGCCGATCGCAGTCAGAAACAGCCCGCGCCGGTATAGCCCGCGCAACCACTCGCCCGAGTCAGTCGCGCCCAACACCCGGTCGCAGGTGGCCGGGTCGAGCTCGGCCAGCACCGACGAGCGCAGTAGAAACGACTGGATCTCGGCCGGCTGGCCGGCCAGCACCTCGTGCGCCAGGTAGGTGAACAGGACATCATGGTGCGACGAAAGCTGAGCCGCAACCGCTGGCCACTGCGGCGTGTCGGTGCCTACCTCGGCGGTTGGCCGCCGATCGTCGCTGGCGGGCTTCTGCGCACCCTGCCAGATCAGCTGGAGCGCGATCGGCCAGCCGCGGGTCTGCTCGCTCACCTGGGCGGCCTTCGAAACACTCGACTGGTCGTCGTCGTCGGCCTCGAACAGGGTCGCAACCTCTTCCTCGGTAAAGGCCAGCTCGGCCTCGAGCACCACGAACAGCTCGCCGCGGGCCTGCAAGATCGGCAGCGCGGCCAGCTGAGGCCAGCGCCGGCTGGCGATCAGCACGTGCAGCTGCGGCGGCGACTGGCTGATCAGCCGCTCGATCAGCGCGCAGATATCGGCGAGGTCGTCGACCACGTGGTAATCGTCGAGCACCAGGATGGTCTCGTCGTCGAGCAGGCGCGTCAGGTCGTTGATCAGCGCATCGAGCGCCTGGCTCCAGGCCTGTGGGCCTTGGCTATGCTGCTCGAGCAGCGCGATCGTGCGTGCCCCGGCCGCCGGCGCCAGCCCACGGCAGGCATGCACCAGGTGCAGCAGAAACACCAGCGGGTCGGAGACGCCCTCGCCCATGCTATACCACATCACCGGCCAGCCGCCGCGCGCCGCAAACGAGGCCAGCGCGCTGCTCTTGCCATAGCCGGCGCTGGCGCTGACCACGGTCACCGGATACTCGACCGCATTCGACAGCAGCCGATCGAGGCGTGGCCGGCGCAGCCAGCGGCGCGGTAGGCGCGGCGGCATAAGCCGGGTGTAAACGACGATATCATCGCCAAACATAGCAGATCTCATGTGGTTGCGGTTGGCCATATTGTAGCACACGATCGCCTGAGCAGCCGCCGCAGGTGGCGCCAAACGTGTAACTATGTACGCCGCACATCGCGCCGGTGCGAACTTGGTTGTAACTACGCGATGCTACGATCGACCCACGCGACGAAGCGCCTTATTCGCCGCATTACGATGCGGAATAATATTGGAGGTTCAATCATGGCCGAGCACAAGACCACCCAGCAAGCCGTACGCGAGCAGTATAAAGTCGCCGAGACGATGGCCGAGCAGATGCTGCGCGCATGGGCCGACCTGGCCACCACCACCACTGAGTACACGTTTGAAGGCTTCGAGAAGACTCTGCGCTACGGCCAGGAGACCCGCCTGCAGGCCGAGAAGCTGACCCACGAGGCGCTGACCGGCTACAAGCGGATCTACGAGGATGGTTTGAAGACCTGGCAGAGCTACCTGCAGGGCGTCAACGAGATCATGACCCGCGCGACCCAGAACTAGGGCCGCGCTGGCGTATGCTGCTCAGGCGCTACGCGGGCCATCGCGTAGCGCCTGCCTGCAGCCTTCGGCAGATCGGTGTTTGCGCTCTCTGAGCGTAAACACCGCAACCCGCGCCGACTGCATAGCCCCTGCTGGGTCGGCTCGTGACGATACACTATACGCACCCACTAACTCGTCGATGGAGAAAGGGTAAGGCAATGACGCGTGACCAACACACCGAAGCTTTGGCGGCAAGCTGGATCTCCGATCCACGGTGGAAGGGCATCGAGCGCGCCTACACAGCCGAGGACGTTGTCCGGCTGCGCGGCTCGGTGCAGATCGAACATAGCCTCGCGCGC
The sequence above is drawn from the Candidatus Kouleothrix ribensis genome and encodes:
- a CDS encoding transcriptional regulator; this translates as MFGDDIVVYTRLMPPRLPRRWLRRPRLDRLLSNAVEYPVTVVSASAGYGKSSALASFAARGGWPVMWYSMGEGVSDPLVFLLHLVHACRGLAPAAGARTIALLEQHSQGPQAWSQALDALINDLTRLLDDETILVLDDYHVVDDLADICALIERLISQSPPQLHVLIASRRWPQLAALPILQARGELFVVLEAELAFTEEEVATLFEADDDDQSSVSKAAQVSEQTRGWPIALQLIWQGAQKPASDDRRPTAEVGTDTPQWPAVAAQLSSHHDVLFTYLAHEVLAGQPAEIQSFLLRSSVLAELDPATCDRVLGATDSGEWLRGLYRRGLFLTAIGVDQYRYHPLFHAFLQQRARATLPEWADLHTRSAAYYREIGAGERVLYHLMAVSDTAGIAAELERLAQSWIDEGRFVTLIDWLDQLPPEVVLAHPQLLIARGDAERLLARFEQALASYAEAERHYATRGDPIGQSRALKGQAQIYLDTVRPAPATALLRHAYKLLPRDLAQQGQRIALLRRIAENRLNAGRPDQAMRLYRLAERVSGQPQTDARVFLRLGQLNQARALLERQLRHDRAAAYARSPEAHREPTLLLSLICGLLGDPAAALGYAQEGLASARQLGSALSEAVAHIRLGHALQLQSPPDYATANSHYLQAMAQADAFTVQRTKAAAYLGLALLHGFNGDLDAARAAAREGLTIVERTGDQWTAARLWTALGAVGAASGAPEAGAWLDGAWQRHLACKDAYSQAAVQLSMAIWHQRAGRLDKAEQHARETLRRAQRGGYTGLLIRPTLFGPRDRMALVPVLLAGRGDPELRPWAQELLAQGFPAIAADEATQAYHPGCTLRIQVLERLRVWRGSDEVDPRAWQRKKAQQMLALLLTNRHRWLLREQICDWLWSEDSEADAETQFKVTLNALNAVLEPLRPPRTPPFYIRRQGGAYRFCPPDGVWIDVADFEARLDAARKRIAAGGAESAEAHEQLALALSLYQGDYLGDYLYEDWTREERDRLANRYLEAATLLAELLFKRGQLADTIRFCEGILARDPCWEDAYRLLMRAYARQGNRRQAMATYDRCVRNLRAQLDVAPLPQTTQVYEELKL